The following nucleotide sequence is from Achromobacter spanius.
AGCGCCGGACAATACGAATCTTCTCCGTCACGTCCCGGTGTATCTGCGCCATCTCCGGATTCCCGGCCGCCGCCACCAATGAACAATGGAACGCCTCGTCCAACTGCCCGACCAGCCGCCCGTCCAGAATGCGCTGCGGCGGCGGCACCAGCCATACGTCTTTCAACGCACCCAGAATGCCGGACTCATCCATGTGCTCGCGCGTGCACAGCTTGTCCACGGCCGCCTGTTCCAGCACCACCCGCACGTCGTACAGCGCTTCGAAACGTTCAAAATCAAACGGCCGCACCTGCCAGCCGCTGCGCGGGCTGGCCAGCACGAAGCCTTCGCGCTCTAGCCGTGCCAAGCCCAGCCGCACCGGGGTACGGCTGACGCCCAGCCGCGCCACCAGATCCGCCTCGGTAAAACGTTCACCCGGCAGCATCCGGAAATCGAACAGGTCGTCCTTGATGCGCTGATACACCTGGTCAGCCAGTGACCCGGCCAGCGCCGGCGCCTGCCGGATCGCCGGGCTGACCTGGACGGCTTCCAGGCGCATCATCCCGCCACGGTGCACGTGGCGTCTTCCGCCAGCACCACCAAGGGGTCGCCCGCGTTCACCGGTTTGCCCGGCACGCAGCGGATCGCCGTGACCGTGCCCGACGCGGGCGCAATCACCGACAGCTCCATCTTCATGGCCTCGACCACCACCAGCGTGTCGCCCGCCGATACGCTCTGCCCCACCTGGACCGGAATCTTCCAGATGTTGCCGCACATATCCGCGCTGACCAGGCGTTCGCCCTCGCGCAACGCCGTGTCGGCCTCGGCCTCTTGAATCACAGCCTCTTGCTCCACCGCCACGTCTTCGCTCTTCCACAGCGCCACTTCGGCGTCGAAGGCGCTTTTCTGGCGCGTCTGGAACACGGCGATGCTGTCGGCCTGCTCGGCCAGGAAGCGCTGGTGCGCAGCGAAATCGAACACTTCTTCTTCGATGCGCACCGTCGCGCGCCCTTCGCGGAAGTCTTCGCGCAGCACGTCCAGTTCGGCCTCGGTGACCGGGTAGAAGCGCACCTGATCAAAAAAGCGCAACAGCCAGGGCTTGCCATCCTGGAACACCCGGTTCTTCAAGAACTTGTTCCAGATGGGCAAAGTACGGCCAACCAGTTGATACCCGCCCGGCGAATCCATGCCGTAGATGCACATGTACACGCCACCAATACCCACCGTGCCTTCCGCCGTGAACGTGCGCGCCGGGTTGTACTTGGACGTCAGCAAGCGATGGCGCGGATCGATCGGCACGGCGCAAGGCGCGCCCAGGTACACGTCGCCCAAGCCCATGATCAGGTAGCTGGCGTCGAACACAATGTCACGCACCTCATTGCGGCTGGCCAAGCCGTTGATGCGCTGGATGAAGTCCACATTGTTCGGCAGCCACGGCGCGTTGGCGCGCACGGTTTCCTGATAGCGCTGCACGGCACCCAGCGTGGCCGAATCCTCGAAGGCCATGGGCAGGTAGACCACGCGCGTGGGCACCTTCAGCGTGGCCACGTCGGCCAGGCCGGCTTCGATCTTCAACAGGCGTTCGATCAACGCCCCTTGCAGAATCTGGCGGCTGTCATAGCGGATCTGCAATGAACGCACGCCCGGCGACAATTCCTGCACGCCCGCAATGGGGTCGGCGTTCAACGCTTCCATCAGCAAATGGATACGCATGCGCAACGCCAGGTCCAGCACGTTGTCGCCGTACTCCAGCAGCAGGTAGCCATCACCCGCCTGGCGGTACGACACCGACGGGCGCGAGCCCTCCGCCGGCAAGGCCGCGACGATGGTTTCCGACACCGTGGCGGGCACGGGCGATGGCGCCGTTGCCGTGGGCGCTACCGCCGACAGCGCCGCCACGCTTTGGTCTTGCGCGGCTTCCAGCGCCACGGCTTGCGGATAGTCCATGCGTTTGAACCGGATGCGGTCGCCCGGCTTCACCTGGCCCACCTTCCAAAGTTCGGCGCGCGCGATGGTGACGGGGCAGACGAAGCCGCCCAGGCTGGGGCCGTCGCGCGTCAGGATGACGGGGCTGTCGCCCGTGAAATTGATGCTGCCGATGGCGTATTCGCAATCGTGGATATTGGACGGGTGCAGACCCGCCTCGCCGCCGTTCTCGCGCGCCCAGGTGGGCTTGGGGCCGATCAGGCGCACGCCCAGGCGGTTCGAGTTGTAGTGCACTTCCCAATCCGCCGCGAAGAAGGTGTCGATGGCTTCGGGCTGGAAGAAGTCGGGCGCGCCATGCGGGCCGTACAGCACGCCGATTTCCCAGGTGTTGCCGTAGGTGGGAATCAGCTCGGGCGGCGCGGGCATCGGCTCTGCCACAGTCGCGGCGGCACTGCCCTCACCCAGCTCCGGCCGCACCAACGGCAGCATGTCGCCCACGCGCAGCGTGCGGCCGGCGTGCCCGCCGAACTGGCCCAGCGCAAAGGTCGAGCGGCTGCCCAGGTAGACCGGCACATCAAGCCCGTTGCGCACGGCCAGGTAGCTGCGGCAGCCCGACAGCGCGCGGCCGGTGGCCAGCACCTGACCCGAACGCACGGTAATCGGCTGCCACATCGGCACGGGTTCGCCGTCCAGCGTGGCGGCGCATTCGGCGCCGGTCAGCGCCACGACGGTGTCGCCATGAAAACGCAAGGTAGGCCCGATCAGCGTGGCCTCGATGCCGGCCGCGTCCGGCGCGTTGCCGACGATGCGGTTGGCCAGGCGGAAGGCATAGTCGTCCATCGGACCCGAGGGCGGTACGCCGATATCCCAGTAGCCGGTGCGGCCGGGGTAGTCCTGCACACTGGTATAGGTGCCGGCCTCCAGCACTTCGATGGCGGCGGGCCGATACGTGAAGCTTTCCAGGAAGCGCGTGGACAGCTTGCCCGCGCGGAAGCGTTCGTCGGCAACGATCTGGCGCAGGTAGTCCAGGTTGGTGGCAATGCCGTGCAGCCGCGTGCGTGCCAGGGCATCCGCCAGCTTGTCCAAGGCGGCATCGCGGGTGTCCGCGTGCACGATCAGCTTGGCCAGCATGGGGTCATAGAAGGCCGGCACGTCGGTGCCGGTGGCCACCCAGCCATCCACCCGCACGCCGTCAGGGAAAGACACCTCGGTCAGCACGCCCGGCGACGGCTGGAACTGGCGCAGCGGGTCTTCGGCGTACAAGCGCACCTCAATGGACGCACCCTGCGGCGCGCGCGACATCGCGGCGATATCCAGCGCTTCACCCGCCGCCACGCGCAGCATGCATTCCACCAGGTCCAGGCCGGTGACGGCTTCCGTCACCGGATGCTCAACCTGCAGGCGCGTGTTGACCTCCAGAAAATAAAAGCTGTCGCGCGCCGGGTCGTAGATGAATTCAACGGTGCCGGCGGAGCGGTAGTTCACCGACTCGCCCAACTGCACGGCGGCCGACAGCAAAGCCGCGCGTGTCGCGGCCGGCAGCAGCGGCGCGGGCGTTTCCTCGATCACTTTCTGATTGCGCCGCTGCACCGAGCAATCACGTTCGCCCAGCGCCAGCACGCGGCCCGCGCCGTCGCCAAAGATCTGCACTTCCACGTGGCGCGCGTTATCCACATAGCGTTCGATGAACGCGCCGCCATCACGGAAGAAGTGTTCGCCCATGCGTTGCACGCTGTCGAACGCCACCGTCAGTTCCGCTTCGTTCTCGCAACGCGACAAGCCGATGCCGCCGCCGCCCGCCGTGCTCTTGAGCATGACCGGGTAGCCGATGCGTTCGGCTTGCGACAGCGCTTCACCCAGGCTGGCCAAGAGCCCCGTGCCCGGCGTCATCGGCACGCCCGCTTCGGCCGCCAGTTCACGCGAACGGTGCTTCAGCCCGAACTCGCGGATCTGCAAGGGCGTGGGGCCCACGAAGGCAATACCCGCCGCTTCGCAGGCTTCGGCGAATTCCGCGCTTTCGGACAGGAACCCATAGCCGGGGTAGATGGCTTGTGCGCCATGCTCGCGCGCGGCCGCCAGCAGCAGGTCCATGCGCAAGTAGCTGTCGACGGCTTTCTCGCCGCCCAAGGCCACGGCCACATCGGCCTCGCGTACGTGCGCGGCGTTGCGGTCGGGGTCGGAATACACGGCCACACTACGGATGCCCAGCCGCTTCAGGGTGCGGATGGCGCGGACGGCGATCTCGCCGCGGTTGGCAATCAGAACGGTATCGAACACGGTTCGGCTCCCAAATGGCTTGCTGGAATTAGCGGGGGGTGGCGGTGGGGTTGGCGCCGGCGGCGGCACTAAGGCTCGCCAGATAAGCGCGCCAGCCGCCAAAGGTGGTGATGTCGCGCGCGCCGTCCAGGCCGCGCGGCTCGCAGATGAAGCCCTTGACCAGGCGGCCGTCTTCCAGCTCCAGCGTGCCGATGCCCAAGGGCGCGGGAATCTCGGCCACGAAGGCGCCGAACGCCGTCACCGGCACATCCCACAGTTCCACTTCAATCGGCGCGCCGGACTCGGACTTCACCAGCCCCGGCTTGGGCGGCGTGGTGTTGGCCAGCGCATACAGGCGGTAGTCGCCCGCCGTGCGGGTCTTTTCCACCAGCACCGCGTGACGCGAGGTCAGTTGATGGTTCAGCGGCATGCCGGTCAGGTGCGCGCCCACCACCGCCACACGCACGGTGTCGGCGGGCGGGGTCGCCACGTCCATGCCGGCCGGCAGCGGTGCGCCGGTGGCACCAAGCGGCAGGCCGCGCTGCGCTTGCCACAGGCGGCCAAACTGCGCCAGCGCGCGGTCCTGCCAGGCCAGGCCGATCAGCGTAATGCCCGACGGCAGGCCGTCGGCGCGCATGCCGGCCGGCACCGCCAGCGCCGACAAGTCAGCCAGGTTGGCAAAGTTGGTATAGACACCCAGCCGCGAATTCAGCGTGACCGGGTCGGCCTGAAGCTGCGCGATGGTGTAAATGGACGGCGACGTCGGCACCACCAGCGCGTCAAAGCCCGCCAGCGCCTGATGGATTTGCCGCGTCAGTTCAGCACGGCGGTACTCGGCCTTGAAGGCATCCAGCGCGCTGTAGTTCGCGGCTTGCTCGACGATGCCGCGCACCACGGGGTTGATGACCTCCGGCGTCTGCTTCCACAGGTCTTCCACCGCCGCGAAGCGTTCGGCCACCCACGGCCCTTGATACAGCAGCGCGGCCAGTTCATTGAAGGGCGCGAAGTCTATCGTTTCCACTTCGGCGCCGGTGGCCTTCAAGGCCCGCACGGCGTCGTCGAACACCGTGGCCGCCTGCGCGTCGCCGAAGAATTCCAGCGTGGCGGGAATGGCCAGCTTGGGCGCGCGCGGCCAAGGCAGCGACGCGCCCGCCGGCATCTGGCGTGAATAGGGATCACGTTCGTCATAGCCGCCCGCCACCTCGGCAACCAGTTCGGCATCGGCCACGGTCAGCGCAAAGATCGACACGCAATCCAGCGTGCGACACGCCGGCACCACGCCCGCCGTGCTGAGCCAACCCTTGGTCGGCTTCAAGCCCACGATGTTGTTGAAGCCCGCCGGCACGCGGCCCGAACCCGCCGTATCCGTGCCCAAGGAGAACGCCGCGATGCCACGCGCCACCACCGACGCGGAACCCGAGCTGGAACCGCCACTGACATAGTCGGCGTTGAAGGTGTTGGCCACCGCGCCGTGCGGCGAGCGCGTGCCCACCAGGCCGGTGGC
It contains:
- a CDS encoding GntR family transcriptional regulator translates to MMRLEAVQVSPAIRQAPALAGSLADQVYQRIKDDLFDFRMLPGERFTEADLVARLGVSRTPVRLGLARLEREGFVLASPRSGWQVRPFDFERFEALYDVRVVLEQAAVDKLCTREHMDESGILGALKDVWLVPPPQRILDGRLVGQLDEAFHCSLVAAAGNPEMAQIHRDVTEKIRIVRRLDFTKDFRVDATYEEHAAILRAVLARRGDEAARMLKSHIEMSKAEVRKITLHMLHAAREGGR
- the uca gene encoding urea carboxylase; this encodes MFDTVLIANRGEIAVRAIRTLKRLGIRSVAVYSDPDRNAAHVREADVAVALGGEKAVDSYLRMDLLLAAAREHGAQAIYPGYGFLSESAEFAEACEAAGIAFVGPTPLQIREFGLKHRSRELAAEAGVPMTPGTGLLASLGEALSQAERIGYPVMLKSTAGGGGIGLSRCENEAELTVAFDSVQRMGEHFFRDGGAFIERYVDNARHVEVQIFGDGAGRVLALGERDCSVQRRNQKVIEETPAPLLPAATRAALLSAAVQLGESVNYRSAGTVEFIYDPARDSFYFLEVNTRLQVEHPVTEAVTGLDLVECMLRVAAGEALDIAAMSRAPQGASIEVRLYAEDPLRQFQPSPGVLTEVSFPDGVRVDGWVATGTDVPAFYDPMLAKLIVHADTRDAALDKLADALARTRLHGIATNLDYLRQIVADERFRAGKLSTRFLESFTYRPAAIEVLEAGTYTSVQDYPGRTGYWDIGVPPSGPMDDYAFRLANRIVGNAPDAAGIEATLIGPTLRFHGDTVVALTGAECAATLDGEPVPMWQPITVRSGQVLATGRALSGCRSYLAVRNGLDVPVYLGSRSTFALGQFGGHAGRTLRVGDMLPLVRPELGEGSAAATVAEPMPAPPELIPTYGNTWEIGVLYGPHGAPDFFQPEAIDTFFAADWEVHYNSNRLGVRLIGPKPTWARENGGEAGLHPSNIHDCEYAIGSINFTGDSPVILTRDGPSLGGFVCPVTIARAELWKVGQVKPGDRIRFKRMDYPQAVALEAAQDQSVAALSAVAPTATAPSPVPATVSETIVAALPAEGSRPSVSYRQAGDGYLLLEYGDNVLDLALRMRIHLLMEALNADPIAGVQELSPGVRSLQIRYDSRQILQGALIERLLKIEAGLADVATLKVPTRVVYLPMAFEDSATLGAVQRYQETVRANAPWLPNNVDFIQRINGLASRNEVRDIVFDASYLIMGLGDVYLGAPCAVPIDPRHRLLTSKYNPARTFTAEGTVGIGGVYMCIYGMDSPGGYQLVGRTLPIWNKFLKNRVFQDGKPWLLRFFDQVRFYPVTEAELDVLREDFREGRATVRIEEEVFDFAAHQRFLAEQADSIAVFQTRQKSAFDAEVALWKSEDVAVEQEAVIQEAEADTALREGERLVSADMCGNIWKIPVQVGQSVSAGDTLVVVEAMKMELSVIAPASGTVTAIRCVPGKPVNAGDPLVVLAEDATCTVAG
- the atzF gene encoding allophanate hydrolase; this encodes MNAAATQTSPIGWTIAQWQAAYREGGAQPETLLADYAAPQDGPADNAWICRVDRATLDEQLDGLRLMLAAAGGDMTRLPLYGVPFAIKDNIDAAGWPTTAACPEFAYTPGEDATVVQRLRAAGAILIGKTNLDQFATGLVGTRSPHGAVANTFNADYVSGGSSSGSASVVARGIAAFSLGTDTAGSGRVPAGFNNIVGLKPTKGWLSTAGVVPACRTLDCVSIFALTVADAELVAEVAGGYDERDPYSRQMPAGASLPWPRAPKLAIPATLEFFGDAQAATVFDDAVRALKATGAEVETIDFAPFNELAALLYQGPWVAERFAAVEDLWKQTPEVINPVVRGIVEQAANYSALDAFKAEYRRAELTRQIHQALAGFDALVVPTSPSIYTIAQLQADPVTLNSRLGVYTNFANLADLSALAVPAGMRADGLPSGITLIGLAWQDRALAQFGRLWQAQRGLPLGATGAPLPAGMDVATPPADTVRVAVVGAHLTGMPLNHQLTSRHAVLVEKTRTAGDYRLYALANTTPPKPGLVKSESGAPIEVELWDVPVTAFGAFVAEIPAPLGIGTLELEDGRLVKGFICEPRGLDGARDITTFGGWRAYLASLSAAAGANPTATPR